The genomic segment TTGCGGTGGCGTGCTCCTCGACGGTGCACGGTAACTGCTTGCCGCACGAGCACCAGCCGCCAGGGCCCTGCCGGTGACCGGCAAGGATCTGATCGGCCATCTCGATCTGACCGTTCGCGTATGCCGTGAACTGCTCTTTGCTCAGGGCTCGCACGTGCGGTCTCCTTTCCGGTGAGGGGTAGGCGACGGTCACCGTTGGAGCGTGGCGCGCGCCCGTCGCGACATCTGCGACAGTTCCGTCGTGCAGCCATAAGATTTCTGCCGGGCCGGTGACGCCGCCGCCGTGGAGTCCACTCAAGCCGGGCGGTACCGATGTCGAACAGTCTCGACACGGGTTTCGACACGACGTCGACGTTTACAGCGAGCGGTCTGGCGTCCGTTGTCGCGTACCGTCCTGAAGGGATACGACCTGTCGTCCCATACCTACGATCCGGAACCATGCAGCGACGGAGGGGCGGAGTCTCATGAGCGATGCCAAGCGGGTCGAGGAGGCGAGGAAGGCGCTGGGCGTGGCGCTGGCGAGGTGGCGCCACGCGCGTGGGTTGACCCAACTGGTCCTCGCGCGGCGGGTGCCGACATCCCGGACCACCATCGCCGGGGTGGAAGGTGGGCGGCAGTGTCCGGACCGGATCTTCTGGCGGCGATGCGACGTGATTCTGGGCACCGGTGGCGAGTTGCTGACCGCTCATGACCGGTATTGCCAGCTCAAGCAGCAACTCGACCGGCAACGGATCGATGCCGCGCAGCTGCGGCGGTGGGGCGAAGCTGAGGGTGGCCCTTCATCGGCCGGCGATCACGGTGGCCGCAGGCTCGCGGCTGCTCCACCGCTGCACGCCGACGCTGGGCCGGCTAGCGTTGTGGAATTTGCGTCCCGATTCGCCGACACGCGCGGCGAGGACCGTGACAGTGCCGGTGCGGCTACCCTTGCGATCATGGCCGGCGGACAGGCTTTCTCGTTCCCGTTGAGCCGTAGGGTGCTGTTCGAGATCGCCGCGGGCCTGACCACCCTCGGGGTCGTCAACGGCACGGATGCAGCGCCGCAGGGGGCCGTCGACCCCGCGGTTGTCGGGCACTTCGCACAGTTGCGCGCGTTCCTGGTGCGGGCCGACGACCGGCTGGGCGGCTCCACCATCCTGTCGACCGTCGAGCAGCAGATCGCCCTGATCGCGCTCCTGCGCCGTCAGGCACGCGGGCAACTTCGTGACCAACTCCTCAGCGCCGAGGCGCGCTGGAGCGAGTTCGGCGGCTGGCTCAGTGACGACCTCGGCGACCGGACGGCCGGTGAGCGGTGGCTGGACCGGGCGGCCAGCATCGCGCAGGAAGCCGATGATCGGGAGTTCAGCGCGTACGTGCTGGCCCGCAGGGCGCAGCGGATGGTCGGCGGCGGCGATGAGGACCGCGTCGTCGGGCTCGCCCAGGCGGCATCGCGCGTCCCGGACGCGCCTGTGCTCGTGCGCGCGTTCGCCGCCGTCCAGCAGGCGCACGGCCACGCCATCGCCGGGGACTCCACCGCGTTCCAGGCCGGCATCGAACGGGCCCGCGCCCTCGTCGCGACCGCCCCTGTGCCCGGCGACAGCGACGGCGACCCGCTCGGTTCCTTCTGCACCCCGCCGTACCTGGCGGCGCAGGAAGGCGAAGGATGGCTACGCCTCGACCAGCCACGCAGAGCCATCGACAGTTTCACCACGGCCGTCAACCAGTGGCCCGACCGCTACCGGCGGGAACGCGGCGTGTACCTGTCCCGTACCGCACA from the Solwaraspora sp. WMMD1047 genome contains:
- a CDS encoding XRE family transcriptional regulator; this encodes MAGGQAFSFPLSRRVLFEIAAGLTTLGVVNGTDAAPQGAVDPAVVGHFAQLRAFLVRADDRLGGSTILSTVEQQIALIALLRRQARGQLRDQLLSAEARWSEFGGWLSDDLGDRTAGERWLDRAASIAQEADDREFSAYVLARRAQRMVGGGDEDRVVGLAQAASRVPDAPVLVRAFAAVQQAHGHAIAGDSTAFQAGIERARALVATAPVPGDSDGDPLGSFCTPPYLAAQEGEGWLRLDQPRRAIDSFTTAVNQWPDRYRRERGVYLSRTAHAYLAASEPDQAATVATEALTLAATTGSARAHRNVTALAPRLAAFANRPQVRHLLDHLAATG